A window of the Gossypium arboreum isolate Shixiya-1 chromosome 2, ASM2569848v2, whole genome shotgun sequence genome harbors these coding sequences:
- the LOC108469068 gene encoding GDSL esterase/lipase EXL3-like isoform X2, translated as MGFLSQFQTCFWTIILFLFMVLNCHVNETALVLPKNVTVSAVFVFGDSIVDPGNNNNLPTIAKGNFLPYGRDFKDGPTGRFSNGRVPSDLIAEEFGVKGLVPAYLDPKTQLQDLLTGVSFASGAAGYDPLTAKTANVIPMSGQLELFKECIKKIKGGVGEERAATIISEAIYIDLYGLGARRIGLLGLPPIGCVPSQRTIGGGKNRDCYEAENQLAIAYNAKLSGVIDSLKAVYTLPDTKLIFLDIYYPLLSLIQNPAKYGFEVATKGCCGTGLIEASIFCNPTSIPLSCPDASKYVFWDGYHPSEKAYKILVPIIINTHLNEFF; from the exons ATGGGttttttatctcaatttcaaACATGTTTTTGGACCATCATCTTGTTCCTTTTTATGGTTCTAAATTGTCATGTAAATGAAACAGCTTTGGTATTGCCTAAGAATGTAACTGTATCTGCAGTTTTTGTGTTTGGTGATTCAATTGTTGATCCAGGTAACAACAACAATCTCCCAACTATAGCTAAAGGCAATTTCTTACCTTACGGTAGAGATTTCAAGGATGGACCGACTGGACGGTTCTCGAATGGCAGAGTTCCTTCTGATCTTATAG CTGAAGAATTTGGTGTTAAGGGATTGGTACCTGCTTATCTTGATCCAAAAACACAGCTACAAGATCTCCTTACTGGTGTTAGTTTTGCCTCTGGTGCTGCAGGATATGATCCTCTCACTGCAAAAACCGCG AATGTAATACCGATGTCGGGTCAGTTAGAGCTGTTCAAGGAATGTATAAAGAAGATAAAAGGAGGAGTGGGTGAAGAGAGAGCTGCAACTATAATTTCAGAAGCTATATATATA GACTTATATGGATTAGGAGCAAGAAGAATAGGGTTGTTGGGGTTGCCACCAATAGGGTGTGTGCCATCTCAAAGAACCATAGGTGGAGGCAAAAACAGGGATTGCTATGAGGCTGAGAACCAATTGGCAATTGCCTACAATGCCAAGCTCTCTGGTGTGATAGATTCTCTTAAAGCTGTTTACACTTTGCCTGACACAAAGCTCATCTTTCTTGACATTTACTATCCTCTTCTTTCCCTCATCCAAAACCCTGCAAAATATG GTTTTGAAGTAGCAACAAAAGGATGCTGTGGCACTGGACTAATAGAAGCTAGTATTTTTTGCAACCCTACAAGCATCCCTCTTTCATGCCCAGATGCCTCAAAATATGTTTTTTGGGATGGTTACCATCCATCTGAGAAGGCTTACAAGATACTTGTACCAAtcataatcaatacacatctcAATGAATTTTTTTGA
- the LOC108483061 gene encoding F-box protein At4g35930-like: MGKESPIDRESKTARKNKRLRSSSSKYLKPGTLAHLRYNKASASKSCTDLGKKRVAVDTKKAKDDNVLMENKVIEESPLMLSPVNFHKQNGLVRTPKTPRPENFESESRLESLPMDLLVKILCHLHHDQLRAVFHVSQRIRKAVSQARQFHFNYTTPDRSRQEVLSTMTPRPTDHWPFTSKGEGKGIMLKSPHTPKAPRHGPRPPSRVKVTELRQIAAVLFQDSAFPSRCMVPSTLPKPLCKSLASNRVLFYEDELCQAVAQNKLR, encoded by the exons atggGAAAAGAGTCTCCGATCGATAGGGAATCGAAAACAGCAAGAAAGAACAAGCGATTAAGGAGCTCGAGCAGTAAGTATCTGAAACCAGGTACTCTTGCTCATCTTCGATACAATAAAGCTTCGGCCTCCAAGTCTTGTACCGATCTTGGGAAGAAAAGGGTTGCAGTGGATACCAAGAAAGCAAAGGATGATAATGTTTTGATGGAAAATAAGGTTATTGAGGAAAGCCCTTTGATGTTATCGCCAGTGAATTTTCATAAGCAGAATGGTTTGGTGCGGACTCCGAAGACGCCTCGCCCTGAAAACTTTGAATCAGAGTCAAGGCTCGAGTCTCTTCCTATGGATTTACTG GTTAAAATACTTTGTCACTTGCACCATGACCAGCTGAGGGCTGTTTTTCATGTTTCTCAAAGGATAAGAAAAGCT GTTTCCCAGGCAAGACAATTTCACTTTAATTACACAACACCTGATCGTTCAAGGCAAGAGGTGCTTAGCACAATGACACCAAGGCCTACCGATCACTGGCCCTTTACGAG CAAGGGAGAAGGCAAAGGTATTATGTTAAAAAGCCCACACACTCCAAAAGCTCCACGACACGGTCCACGGCCACCTTCTCGTGTTAAAGTGACCGAGTTGAGGCAAATCGCTGCAGTGCTCTTTCAAGATTCTGCATTCCCTTCGAGATGCATGGTACCCTCTACTCTCCCTAAACCATTATGCAAATCTTTGGCTTCGAATCGAGTTTTATTTTACGAAGATGAGTTATGCCAAGCTGTTGCTCAAAATAAGCTTCGTTGA
- the LOC108469068 gene encoding GDSL esterase/lipase EXL3-like isoform X1, producing MGFLSQFQTCFWTIILFLFMVLNCHVNETALVLPKNVTVSAVFVFGDSIVDPGNNNNLPTIAKGNFLPYGRDFKDGPTGRFSNGRVPSDLIAEEFGVKGLVPAYLDPKTQLQDLLTGVSFASGAAGYDPLTAKTANVIPMSGQLELFKECIKKIKGGVGEERAATIISEAIYIVCTGSNDISNTYFSTPFRRPHYDINGYAEFNARYANQFLQDLYGLGARRIGLLGLPPIGCVPSQRTIGGGKNRDCYEAENQLAIAYNAKLSGVIDSLKAVYTLPDTKLIFLDIYYPLLSLIQNPAKYGFEVATKGCCGTGLIEASIFCNPTSIPLSCPDASKYVFWDGYHPSEKAYKILVPIIINTHLNEFF from the exons ATGGGttttttatctcaatttcaaACATGTTTTTGGACCATCATCTTGTTCCTTTTTATGGTTCTAAATTGTCATGTAAATGAAACAGCTTTGGTATTGCCTAAGAATGTAACTGTATCTGCAGTTTTTGTGTTTGGTGATTCAATTGTTGATCCAGGTAACAACAACAATCTCCCAACTATAGCTAAAGGCAATTTCTTACCTTACGGTAGAGATTTCAAGGATGGACCGACTGGACGGTTCTCGAATGGCAGAGTTCCTTCTGATCTTATAG CTGAAGAATTTGGTGTTAAGGGATTGGTACCTGCTTATCTTGATCCAAAAACACAGCTACAAGATCTCCTTACTGGTGTTAGTTTTGCCTCTGGTGCTGCAGGATATGATCCTCTCACTGCAAAAACCGCG AATGTAATACCGATGTCGGGTCAGTTAGAGCTGTTCAAGGAATGTATAAAGAAGATAAAAGGAGGAGTGGGTGAAGAGAGAGCTGCAACTATAATTTCAGAAGCTATATATATAGTGTGTACTGGCAgtaatgatatttcaaatacttatTTTTCTACTCCGTTTAGGAGACCTCATTATGATATCAATGGTTATGCAGAGTTCAACGCCCGCTATGCTAATCAGTTCTTGCag GACTTATATGGATTAGGAGCAAGAAGAATAGGGTTGTTGGGGTTGCCACCAATAGGGTGTGTGCCATCTCAAAGAACCATAGGTGGAGGCAAAAACAGGGATTGCTATGAGGCTGAGAACCAATTGGCAATTGCCTACAATGCCAAGCTCTCTGGTGTGATAGATTCTCTTAAAGCTGTTTACACTTTGCCTGACACAAAGCTCATCTTTCTTGACATTTACTATCCTCTTCTTTCCCTCATCCAAAACCCTGCAAAATATG GTTTTGAAGTAGCAACAAAAGGATGCTGTGGCACTGGACTAATAGAAGCTAGTATTTTTTGCAACCCTACAAGCATCCCTCTTTCATGCCCAGATGCCTCAAAATATGTTTTTTGGGATGGTTACCATCCATCTGAGAAGGCTTACAAGATACTTGTACCAAtcataatcaatacacatctcAATGAATTTTTTTGA